A window of Clostridium taeniosporum genomic DNA:
CACATTTTATTCTAAATTGTTGACATTAATCATTCTAATATTGTATAATATACCGTGTGTTATAAAGCCCATAGCTGAGTTAATTAATTTAAGCTAGCGGAGGGAGGGATAGTAAATGTCAGAAATTAAAGTTGGAGAAAACGAAACACTTGAAAGTGCTTTAAGAAGATTTAAGAAGAAGTGTGCTAGAGCTGGGGTTCTTTCAGAAGTAAGAAAGAGAGAACATTATGAAAAGCCAAGCGTTAAGAAAAAGAAAAAATCAGAAGCTGCTAGAAAGAGAAAGTTTAAATAAGATGGTTTCTTTTGAAAGAAGGTATAATAATGCCAACAATTAAGGAAAAACTTCAAGAAGATTGGAAAGCCTCTTTAAAGGCTAAAGATAAATTTAGAGCTAATACAATTAGTACAGCTAAATCTGCTATATTATTAGTTGAAAAGACTGATAATGTTAAGCTTGAGGATGATGAAGTTATTAATATTTTAGCAAAAGAAGTTAAGCAAAGAAGAGAATCTATGCTTGAATTCGAAAAGGGAAACAGACAAGATTTGGTAGATCAGTGTAAAGCTGAACTGGAAATTTTGTTGGAATACCTTCCTCAGCAGTTAAGCGAAGAAGAAATAAAACAAATAGTAAAAGATTCAGCTGATGAAATGGGTGCAAGTAGCATTAAAGATATGGGTAAAGTTATGTCAGCTATTAGACCTAAAATTGTAGGTAGAGCTGATAATAAACTTGTAAGTCAGATTGTTAAAGAATATTTAAATAAATAATAAAAGAACTCTTTTTTGAGTTCTTTTATTATTTATAGCTTATATAACAAAAAAATACCTTATGTTTAATATTTTGTTAAACATAAGGATTTTTTTGTTCTTTATGAAATTATATTAAATAATCAAGAAATGAAGAAACTTTTCTATACAAGGTATAATATATGGTGAATTTTAATGAATTAATTTTTAAATTTAATCATACATTACAATAGCAGAGTATTTGGGTATAGAGGAGGAGAATATGGAAGATAAATTTCAAAGAGGAAGAGAAAAAGTACTTGATAAATTAGAATTTCCAAAAGATATTGTCTTAGATTTGCCAAAGATTATTGTTATAGGAAATAAAGAGATAACAATAGAAAATCATAAAGGTATAATGGCTTTTGAAAATAATATGATAAAAATAAACTCTAGAATTGGTGCTGTTATAATAAAAGGTGAAAAATTTGAAATACTTTTCATAGGGGAAAACACCATTACTATAAGTGGAATTTTTAGAGGAATATCTTATGAGGGATAAGTATGATATTAGATAGATTAAAAATAGGAAAAATAACAGTAGAGGTTAATAGTCTGATACCTGAAAAAATATTTAACATACTTTGGCAAAGAGGAATAAATGTAACTAAAATAGTTAAACTTAATATAACTACAGTAAGGTTTCAAATACCATTTGATTCATATAAAGAAGTTAAAGAAGTGGTTAATAGAACAAAAGGAAAAGTTAGAATTGTAGGAAAAAGTGGTATAATAGTTTTATTATTATCAATAAAAAGAAAGCTATCATTGTGTATTGGAGCAGGATTATTTTTATTGGTTTTGTATTTGTTATCTAATTATATCTGGGCTATAGATATACAAACTAGAAATAATTTATCACCATTTGAAGTGAGGAAAGAGCTTACTTCTATAGGTATAAAACCAGGATTGAAAAAATCCGATATAAATGTATATAATATAGAAAAAAAGATGGAAGATTTAGATTCAGAGGTCATGTGGGTAAGAGCTAGAATTGAAGGATCTACATTAAGAATAATAGTAGCAGAGAAAGTCAATCCACCAATTATAGAAAAAGTACTGCCAGAACAGGTATTAGCAAAAATGGATGGAGAGGTTAAGAGAGTATTCACATTCTCAGGAAATTCAGCTGTAAAACCTGGCGATATAGTAAAAAAAGGTGATGTTTTAATTTTTCCTATACAAGGCAATGAAGGTTTTGAAAAAGAAGTTAAACCAAGTGGTAAGGTAATAGCTAATACCTTTTATGAAAAGTCAATGGAAGTACAAATAAGTGGAGAAAAAATTCAAAGAACTGGAGAAAAAGATAGTGATATTTATTTAAATTTTTGGGGTAAGAAAATTTATCTAAAAAAAGCTATAAACGATTTTAAATATTATGATAAAATAGAGGAAACTGGTGGTTTATTAAATAAAGTGATATATTTTAAAAAAGAAGGAAAAGGTGTTGATTTAGATAAAGATAAAGTTGCAGAAGATACTGTAGAAAAATTAAGAAAATCATTACAGAAAGATTTAATAAATGATGCTAAAATAATAGATAATAAAGTAAATGTAGAAAACATTTCTAAAAATACAATATGCATAAAGGTTATATTTACGGTTGAACAGGATATAGCAGAAAATATATCTTAATACTTTCAATGTCAACGATGAGAAGGTGATTAACATGAATTTAAAAAAGAATAAGAAACAAAATAATAAGAAACGAGATAATTTAAAGTTTAAAAAGTCAAAGTACTTAGCTTTGTTTATAACTATATTTGTTGTAATATATATTTTACTTTTAACAGCAATAGCCCCTAAGCAATTTAATTTGCAAGAAGGAGATATAGCTAGAGTTGATATAAAAGCACCAAGAGATACAATAGATCAAAAAGAAACAAAAGAAAAACAAAATGAAGCTATGGAGAAAGTTGATAAGCAGTATACAGTAAAAAATGAAGTAAAAGTTCAAGCAGAAGATAACATAACATCTTTATTTGATGAGGTTTTAAATTTAAACGCTACAAATATGGATGAGGCAAGTAAAATAACTGAATTAAAAAAATTAACACAATTTGAATTAACAGACAGTGAATATAAAGAAATAATAAATACACCAAAAGAAACATTAATTGATTTGGAATGGAAAATAGTTAATATAATAGATAATATTTACAAGAAGGATATTCAAGAGAATAATGAAAATGCACTCGAAAATGCACAAAAAGAAGCGGTGAATTCTATTGAAGAACTTAATTTAAAAAGTCCATTAAAAGAATTATTAAAAGATATAACTAAATCTCAAATAAATCCAAATTTATTTTATGATGGTGAAAAAACAGAAGAAATGAAAAAAGAGGCTCAAAAAAATACTTCTAAAGTTATAATAAAAAAGAACCAAATTATAATAAAAGAAGGGGAGCCAGTAACTGCGGAACAAATTGCTATAATAAATGAATTAGGTCTTCTAGATAATGGCGGAAATGGCAAGTATATATATGTTTATTTATCATTAGCATTATTTTTAGTTGTTATACTATTTTTGCAATATAGTTATATATATTTAAATTATAAGGAAATATTTTTTAATCATAAGAGGTTGATTCTCATTAGTTTAATTAATATAATTTCACTTATTCTAGCCAGAAGTATAGGTGCAGTTTCACCATTTTTAATCCCATTTGCATTTGGAGCTATGCTGCTTACATTACTTTTAAATTATAAAATTTCAATTATAATAAGTATCTTTAATTGTGCTATAATAAGTGCTTTAGTTGAATTTAACCCACAAGTAATGTTATTAGTATTTATAAATGCTATTTTAGGTGGTGTTATGCTAAAGAAGATGCAGCAAAGAAATGAATTGATATATACAACTATATATATATCAGTAGTTAGTGCTATATTAACTTTATCTACAGGTGTAATTCTATCTAGTAATTTAAAAGAAATATTTATGATAAGTTTATTTTCTGTTATTGGGGGAGTTGTATCAGGAATACTTGCTTTAGGTGTATTACCATTTTTAGAAGGAACCTTTAATGAAGTTACAGCTATCAAATTATTAGAATTATCTAATCCTAATAATCCATTATTAAAAAAATTACTTATGGAAGCTCCAGGCACGTATCATCATAGTATGCTAGTTGCTAATTTAGCTGAGATGGCAGCAGAAGAGGTTGGTGCAAATACAGTGGTAGCTAGAATAGGTGCTTATTATCATGATGTTGGTAAAACAGAACGACCTTATTTCTTTGGAGAAAATCAAATTGGTAGAGAGAATCCACATGATAAGATAAGTGCTAAGCTTAGTGCACAAATTATAATATCACATGTAAAAGATGGATTAAAATTAGCTAGAGAACATAAATTACCACTTGTAATTCAAGATATTATAGCAGAGCATCATGGAACTACTTTGGTAAAATATTTTTATTATACTATGAAAAATAATTCTGAAAATCCTGATGATGTAAAAGAGAAAGACTATAGATATTCAGGTCCGATTCCAAGTAGTAAGGAAGCAGCGATAGTGATGCTTGCAGATGGAATTGAAGCGGCAGTTAGATCCATAAAAGAACCTAATAAAGAAAAAATTGAGGAAATGGTTAATAACATAATAAAGGATAAGTTAAATTCTAAGCAATTAATTAATTGTGATTTAACACTTAAAGATATTGAAAAGATAAGAGTATGTTTTTTAAATGCATTAAATGGTATATACCATCAAAGAGTTGAATATCCAAAAGAAAAATTATAGGGAGTGTATAAGATGATTTATGTTGACAATAGACAGGAAAAAATAGAGGTGAGTAATGAATTTACAAATCATCTAAAAAGAGTAATAGAATTTGCATTGAAAGAGGAAGAGGTTCATATTCCAAGTGAAATATCTTTGTTATTTGTTGATAATGAAGAAATTAGAAAAATAAATAATGAAACAAGAAATATAGATAGAGCTACAGATGTTTTATCTTTTCCTATGCTAGATTATCCAGAAAAAAAGGTATTTAAGGAAGTTTATAAAGAAAATAATTTTTCAAAATCAGATTTTGATGGAGAAGAATTAGTTCTTGGAGATATTGTATTATCTTTAGAAAGAGCTCTAGAACAAAGTAAGGAATATAATCATTCTTATGAAAGAGAGGCTTCTTATTTGGTAGTACATTCAGTATTACATCTTTTAGGATATGATCATATGGAAGATGATGATAAGGTAGTAATGAGGAAAAGAGAAGAAGAAATATTAAATGCACTTGATATAAGGAGATAAAATAAAAGCAGGTGAAAAATAAAGATGAAATTTAAAAAAGTTTTAGATAGTTTTAATAATGCTATAAATGGAATTGTAGAGACTGTTAGAACAGAACGTAATATGAAAATACATTTAATAGTAGCATTATTAATATTAACAGCATGTTTTTTCTTTGATGTAACCAAATATGAATTTCTTATATTAGCCATAACAATTACTATGGTTATAAGTGCAGAAATAATTAATACAGCTATAGAAGCTGTAATAGATTTAAAAGCAAATTATTATCATCCTTTAGCTAAAATAGCTAAGAATGCAGCTGCAGGAGCTGTATTAGTTACTGCAATTAATGCAGTATTAGTAGGATATATAATATTTTGGGATAAATTATCTTATTTTTCATATAACTTAATTAATAAAGTAAAAAAATCAGAACCATATACAATATTTATTGTTCTTGTAATAGTCTGTATAGCTACAATAATAATAAAAGCAATATTTGGAGAAGGAACCCCATTAAAAGGGGGAATGCCGAGTGGACATAGTGCTTTAGCATTTTCAATCGCAACAGCTATTTCTTTAATTACAGAGGAACCTATATGTGTTATGCTTAGTTATTTAATGGCTCTTATAACAGCACAAAGTAGAGTAGATTCGGAAGTTCATTCCGTATTAGAGGTTATTGTAGGTGCACTTTTTGGAATTTTGCTTACTATGTTTATATTTGTAGTGTTTAGAATATGAGACAAGTTATTAGATACTGATTATTTTAAATTTTAGAGTTAAATAAAAGCTGAGGAAAATATATAATAAAAAAATTTAATTTCAGATTAATTAAAGTATATATTTCCAATAAATTATAGATGCTTGTAAAATATCATTAGAAATTTTACGAGCATTTGTCATTTTTTAAGAATTATAATACAATATTATTTTTACAGAAGTAATAATAAGTTTATTAAATACCGAAAAAACTTTAACGAAGTTTTAATATAATGGATATTATTTATTAGAACTTATATATTAGAAGTGTTAATTATTATTTATAATATACATAATAGAATAAATAGAGTATACTATTTGTAAACTATAATATGATTAAAGAAAGGTATATTTATTTACTGTTTAGAAGTTATAATAATAAAATAAATAAATAATAATATAAATGAATACAGGTAATTTTTAGATTAGAAAAATCACTATCTAAAGATAAATTTAAATTTACAATTAACATACAACTTAATTAAAATATTTAAACATGATTGAGTTGTAGAAGGAGGAGACAATGTTTAAATCAGGATTTGTTACAATAGTTGGTAGACCTAATGTAGGAAAATCAACTTTATTAAATTATATAATGGGGGAGAAATTATCAATAGTTTCTAATAAGCCTCAAACAACTAGAAATAATATTCAAACAATATTAACAGGTGAGGATTATCAAGTAGTATTTGTAGATACACCTGGTATTCATAAACCAAAGCATAAATTAGGTGAATATATGGTTAATTCAGCTAAAGATTCAACTAATGATGTTGATTTAGTTTTATTTTTAACTAATCCAGATGAAGAAATAGGTAAAGGTGATAAATTTATTTTAGAATCACTAAAAGAAAAAAAGTGTCCAGTATATCTTGTTTTAAATAAAATTGATGAAAATACGCAAGAAAGAGTAGCTAAAAGTTTAGAAATGTATTCAAGTGAATTTAATTTTAAAGAGATAATTCCTATATCTGCAATGAAAGGAAAGAATGTGGATATATTACTTAACCTAATGAAAGAAGAGTTACCAGAAGGTCCTAAGTATTATCCTGAAGACATGATAACAGATGTTCCAGAAAGATTTGTAGTTTCTGAAATAATTAGAGAAAAAGCTTTGAGATGTTTAAGGGATGAAGTACCTCATGGTATTGCAGTAGATATAATTCAAATGAAACAAAGTGATAATGGAACTTATCATATAGAAGTAGACTTGATTTGTGAAAAAGCTTCACATAAAGGCATAATAATAGGTAAAAGTGGTCAGATGTTAAAAAAAATAGGTGAGACTTCAAGATATGAACTAGAAAGATTTTTAAGGACGAAAGTTAATGTTAAAATATGGGTTAAAGTAAGAAAAGAGTGGAGAGATAATCAAAATCTGTTAAAAGAATTAGGATATAAGAAAAAATAAGAAGTTATTTTAAATATGTGTTGATATATAGTTTATATAATATGTTTTATTTGGCTATATTTCAACACTCTATTACAAATATAATAAAAATAAAAGTATTTATGAAATTAGGAGATGGTCTTTCTGGCACTTTTTGAAAGTAAAGCTGTTATTATAAAATCACAGGATTTTAAAGAAAATGATAAATTGATTTGGCTTTATACAGAAGAGTTAGGTAAGATTGCTGCTATAGCAAAAGGAGCAAAGAAGAATAAAAACAAAACTTTTTCAATTACCTTACCTTTATGCTATGGGGAGTATATGTTATATAAGGGGAAAAACTTGTATACGATTCAAGAAGGAAGAATAATTAATTCTTTTCAAGGATTATTAGAAAATTTAGATAAACTTACTTACTCATCTTATTTATGCGAACTCATAGATATATGTACACCTGATGAGGAAAAGAATAAACAGATTTTTATAGATTTGATTACTACTTTTTATCTTTTAGATACAAATGTTTTAGATTATGAATTATTAGTTAGAGCATTTGAATTAAAATTATTAAGAAATACAGGATATTCATTAGAATTAGAAAATTGCTGTATATGTAATAAGAAAATACCATCATCTAATTATATAAGTTTATCAAATTATGGTGGGGTATGTGACGGATGTCCTAAAGAATATGGATTATATATTTCAAAAGCTACTTACAATGCCTTAAAATTTTTATTAAAAATGAGGGTTGATAAGGTATATAGACTTAACTTAACTGATAAAATAAAAGAGGAATTAGAAAAAATAACAAATTACTTAATATGCAATAATTATTCTAAGAAACCTAAAAGCTTAGAAATGCTAAAATTTATTAAGGAGTGATAAACAATGAATAATATTACATTAGAAAAAGTAGATATGATAATAGAGAGAACAGGAGTTAGCTATGCTTTAGCTAAACAAGCGTTAGAAGAATGTGATGGAGATGTTTTAGAAGCATTAATTTATTTAGAAGATTCAATGAAAAATGAAGAAAATGTGGAATATAACATTCATGATGACAAAGAAAATATGAATATAGAAGAATTAAAATATTTTATTAAAGATTTAATTCATAAAGGGAATATAACAAGAATAAAAATAAAAAAAGAGGATACTGAATTAGTAGATATTCCTGTAAATGCAGGAATAGCTGCAGGAGTTATTGCTGTATTGATTCCGCCAATATTAGTAGCAGGAGTTATTGCAGCAGTTGCAACAAAAATAACAATAGAAATAACTAAAGAAGATGGTTCTGTTGAAATTATTAATAAATATGTATCTAAAGTTTCAAATGAAGTGAAAGATAAGGCCGTTGATATTGCTGATAAAATGAAATCTAAAGTAGATGAAGTAAAGAATAAAGTAAAAACAAATAGTGATGATGAAAAATCAAAAGTATATACAGGAAATGAAACTGTTTATACATATAAAGTTGATTTTGATGATCAAGATTAGTTTTGAATAGTTCTTTTATTTTAGGGAAAGAGGGAGAATTTTGAAGTTATCAAATAGGCAACAAGAAATAATTAATTTAGTGAAAGAATATCAACCAATCACAAGTGAAGCTTTAGCAGAAAAATTAGGTTTAACACGAGCTGCAATTAGAGCAGATTTATCAATACTTACAATGATAGACATATTAGATGCTAGACCAAAAGTAGGATATATATATTCAGGTAAATCTTCTAATGGGTTTTTGTATGATTATATAACTGAAATTAAAGCACATGAAATAATGTCTAAACCTATTACAGTTAGTGAAGAAACTATGGTATATGATGCAATTGTATTTTTATTTTTAAATGATGTTGGTACATTATTTGTTGAAAATGATGGGGTTTTAACTGGAGCAGTTTCAAGAAAAGATTTTCTTAAAATTGCCATAGGAGGAACTGATATTCATAAAGTGCCAATAGGAGTTATAATGACTCGTATGCCAAATATTATATGTGGTGATAAAAATGATAACGCATATGATTTAGCTAAAAAAATAAT
This region includes:
- the rpsU gene encoding 30S ribosomal protein S21, yielding MSEIKVGENETLESALRRFKKKCARAGVLSEVRKREHYEKPSVKKKKKSEAARKRKFK
- a CDS encoding GatB/YqeY domain-containing protein gives rise to the protein MPTIKEKLQEDWKASLKAKDKFRANTISTAKSAILLVEKTDNVKLEDDEVINILAKEVKQRRESMLEFEKGNRQDLVDQCKAELEILLEYLPQQLSEEEIKQIVKDSADEMGASSIKDMGKVMSAIRPKIVGRADNKLVSQIVKEYLNK
- the yqfC gene encoding sporulation protein YqfC, whose product is MEDKFQRGREKVLDKLEFPKDIVLDLPKIIVIGNKEITIENHKGIMAFENNMIKINSRIGAVIIKGEKFEILFIGENTITISGIFRGISYEG
- the yqfD gene encoding sporulation protein YqfD, with product MILDRLKIGKITVEVNSLIPEKIFNILWQRGINVTKIVKLNITTVRFQIPFDSYKEVKEVVNRTKGKVRIVGKSGIIVLLLSIKRKLSLCIGAGLFLLVLYLLSNYIWAIDIQTRNNLSPFEVRKELTSIGIKPGLKKSDINVYNIEKKMEDLDSEVMWVRARIEGSTLRIIVAEKVNPPIIEKVLPEQVLAKMDGEVKRVFTFSGNSAVKPGDIVKKGDVLIFPIQGNEGFEKEVKPSGKVIANTFYEKSMEVQISGEKIQRTGEKDSDIYLNFWGKKIYLKKAINDFKYYDKIEETGGLLNKVIYFKKEGKGVDLDKDKVAEDTVEKLRKSLQKDLINDAKIIDNKVNVENISKNTICIKVIFTVEQDIAENIS
- a CDS encoding HD family phosphohydrolase; the protein is MNLKKNKKQNNKKRDNLKFKKSKYLALFITIFVVIYILLLTAIAPKQFNLQEGDIARVDIKAPRDTIDQKETKEKQNEAMEKVDKQYTVKNEVKVQAEDNITSLFDEVLNLNATNMDEASKITELKKLTQFELTDSEYKEIINTPKETLIDLEWKIVNIIDNIYKKDIQENNENALENAQKEAVNSIEELNLKSPLKELLKDITKSQINPNLFYDGEKTEEMKKEAQKNTSKVIIKKNQIIIKEGEPVTAEQIAIINELGLLDNGGNGKYIYVYLSLALFLVVILFLQYSYIYLNYKEIFFNHKRLILISLINIISLILARSIGAVSPFLIPFAFGAMLLTLLLNYKISIIISIFNCAIISALVEFNPQVMLLVFINAILGGVMLKKMQQRNELIYTTIYISVVSAILTLSTGVILSSNLKEIFMISLFSVIGGVVSGILALGVLPFLEGTFNEVTAIKLLELSNPNNPLLKKLLMEAPGTYHHSMLVANLAEMAAEEVGANTVVARIGAYYHDVGKTERPYFFGENQIGRENPHDKISAKLSAQIIISHVKDGLKLAREHKLPLVIQDIIAEHHGTTLVKYFYYTMKNNSENPDDVKEKDYRYSGPIPSSKEAAIVMLADGIEAAVRSIKEPNKEKIEEMVNNIIKDKLNSKQLINCDLTLKDIEKIRVCFLNALNGIYHQRVEYPKEKL
- the ybeY gene encoding rRNA maturation RNase YbeY, producing the protein MIYVDNRQEKIEVSNEFTNHLKRVIEFALKEEEVHIPSEISLLFVDNEEIRKINNETRNIDRATDVLSFPMLDYPEKKVFKEVYKENNFSKSDFDGEELVLGDIVLSLERALEQSKEYNHSYEREASYLVVHSVLHLLGYDHMEDDDKVVMRKREEEILNALDIRR
- a CDS encoding diacylglycerol kinase, with translation MKFKKVLDSFNNAINGIVETVRTERNMKIHLIVALLILTACFFFDVTKYEFLILAITITMVISAEIINTAIEAVIDLKANYYHPLAKIAKNAAAGAVLVTAINAVLVGYIIFWDKLSYFSYNLINKVKKSEPYTIFIVLVIVCIATIIIKAIFGEGTPLKGGMPSGHSALAFSIATAISLITEEPICVMLSYLMALITAQSRVDSEVHSVLEVIVGALFGILLTMFIFVVFRI
- the era gene encoding GTPase Era is translated as MFKSGFVTIVGRPNVGKSTLLNYIMGEKLSIVSNKPQTTRNNIQTILTGEDYQVVFVDTPGIHKPKHKLGEYMVNSAKDSTNDVDLVLFLTNPDEEIGKGDKFILESLKEKKCPVYLVLNKIDENTQERVAKSLEMYSSEFNFKEIIPISAMKGKNVDILLNLMKEELPEGPKYYPEDMITDVPERFVVSEIIREKALRCLRDEVPHGIAVDIIQMKQSDNGTYHIEVDLICEKASHKGIIIGKSGQMLKKIGETSRYELERFLRTKVNVKIWVKVRKEWRDNQNLLKELGYKKK
- the recO gene encoding DNA repair protein RecO; this translates as MVFLALFESKAVIIKSQDFKENDKLIWLYTEELGKIAAIAKGAKKNKNKTFSITLPLCYGEYMLYKGKNLYTIQEGRIINSFQGLLENLDKLTYSSYLCELIDICTPDEEKNKQIFIDLITTFYLLDTNVLDYELLVRAFELKLLRNTGYSLELENCCICNKKIPSSNYISLSNYGGVCDGCPKEYGLYISKATYNALKFLLKMRVDKVYRLNLTDKIKEELEKITNYLICNNYSKKPKSLEMLKFIKE
- a CDS encoding DUF4342 domain-containing protein, producing the protein MNNITLEKVDMIIERTGVSYALAKQALEECDGDVLEALIYLEDSMKNEENVEYNIHDDKENMNIEELKYFIKDLIHKGNITRIKIKKEDTELVDIPVNAGIAAGVIAVLIPPILVAGVIAAVATKITIEITKEDGSVEIINKYVSKVSNEVKDKAVDIADKMKSKVDEVKNKVKTNSDDEKSKVYTGNETVYTYKVDFDDQD
- a CDS encoding helix-turn-helix transcriptional regulator; this translates as MKLSNRQQEIINLVKEYQPITSEALAEKLGLTRAAIRADLSILTMIDILDARPKVGYIYSGKSSNGFLYDYITEIKAHEIMSKPITVSEETMVYDAIVFLFLNDVGTLFVENDGVLTGAVSRKDFLKIAIGGTDIHKVPIGVIMTRMPNIICGDKNDNAYDLAKKIIEHEIDSIPIVESLEKIGDKEQFKIIGKVSKTNVTKLFVKLGK